The proteins below come from a single Roseiflexus sp. RS-1 genomic window:
- the dhaK gene encoding dihydroxyacetone kinase subunit DhaK, with product MKKLINKPEDVVVEELKGIEYAHPDLVKVHYDPNFIYRADAPVQGKVAIVSGGGSGHEPMHGGFVGMGMLDAACPGAVFTSPTPDQMLEAAKMVHGGAGVLYIVKNYTGDILNFDMAADLARAEGIEVESVVTNDDVAVQDSLYTAGRRGVGVTVLAEKICGAAAEEGRSLGEVAEICRKVNGWGRSMGMALTSCTVPHAGKPTFDLPDDEMEIGIGIHGEPGRTRMKLKSADEITEMLMEPILNDLPFRAGDDVLLFVNSMGGTPLIELYVVYRKAYEIAVNAGLKVVRNLIGPYITSLEMAGCSITLLKMDDELIRLWDAPVKTPALRWGV from the coding sequence ATGAAAAAGCTGATCAACAAACCCGAGGATGTGGTTGTCGAGGAGTTGAAGGGCATTGAATACGCGCATCCCGATCTGGTGAAGGTTCACTACGATCCGAACTTTATCTATCGCGCCGATGCGCCGGTGCAGGGCAAAGTCGCGATCGTCTCCGGCGGCGGATCCGGTCACGAACCGATGCACGGCGGCTTCGTCGGTATGGGCATGCTGGACGCAGCCTGTCCTGGCGCTGTCTTTACCAGCCCCACCCCCGACCAGATGCTCGAAGCGGCGAAAATGGTCCACGGCGGCGCTGGCGTGCTGTACATCGTCAAGAACTACACCGGCGACATCCTCAATTTTGATATGGCGGCCGACCTGGCGCGTGCGGAAGGAATTGAGGTAGAATCGGTTGTGACCAATGATGATGTGGCGGTGCAGGATTCGCTCTACACTGCGGGCCGACGCGGTGTGGGCGTCACGGTGCTGGCGGAGAAGATCTGCGGCGCAGCGGCTGAGGAGGGGCGTTCGCTCGGCGAGGTCGCTGAGATATGCCGCAAGGTCAACGGTTGGGGGCGCAGCATGGGTATGGCGCTGACCAGCTGCACCGTACCGCATGCGGGCAAGCCAACCTTCGATCTGCCCGACGACGAAATGGAGATCGGCATCGGCATCCATGGCGAACCGGGCCGCACCCGTATGAAACTCAAGTCTGCCGACGAGATCACCGAGATGCTGATGGAGCCGATCCTGAACGATTTGCCGTTCCGCGCGGGTGACGATGTGCTGCTGTTTGTCAACAGCATGGGCGGCACCCCGCTGATCGAACTCTATGTGGTGTATCGGAAGGCGTATGAGATCGCAGTCAACGCGGGTCTTAAGGTGGTACGCAACCTGATCGGACCGTACATTACCTCGCTGGAGATGGCGGGTTGCTCGATCACGCTGCTGAAAATGGATGACGAACTGATCAGGTTGTGGGACGCTCCGGTCAAGACTCCTGCGCTGCGGTGGGGAGTGTGA
- the dhaL gene encoding dihydroxyacetone kinase subunit DhaL: protein MPISRDDVLSWLRVYSQALAENKDYLTQLDSSIGDADHGVNMDRGFKAVLGKLPTVADKDIGTILKSVGMTLVQTVGGASGPLYGTFFLQAGVATANKMELSLADWVTAIDGAIVSLMARGKANVGDKTMVDALVPALHALKQAVADGVDEREALRQSVVAAEQGMKNTIPMVARRGRASYLAERSAGHQDPGATSSYLMFKAMEEAWTTE from the coding sequence ATGCCGATCAGTCGCGACGACGTTCTGTCCTGGCTCAGGGTCTACAGCCAGGCGCTGGCGGAGAACAAGGATTATCTCACGCAACTCGACTCGAGCATCGGCGATGCCGACCACGGCGTGAACATGGACCGCGGGTTCAAGGCGGTGCTGGGAAAGTTGCCGACAGTTGCCGATAAGGATATCGGTACGATTCTGAAGTCGGTCGGTATGACGCTGGTTCAGACCGTTGGCGGCGCAAGCGGACCGTTGTACGGGACGTTCTTCTTGCAGGCGGGCGTCGCCACGGCAAACAAGATGGAACTATCGCTTGCCGACTGGGTCACAGCCATCGACGGCGCTATCGTCAGCCTGATGGCGCGTGGAAAGGCGAATGTCGGCGACAAGACGATGGTCGATGCGCTTGTACCGGCGCTGCATGCGCTCAAACAGGCGGTTGCCGATGGCGTCGATGAACGGGAAGCGTTGCGCCAGAGCGTCGTCGCAGCCGAACAGGGGATGAAGAACACCATTCCGATGGTGGCGCGACGAGGACGGGCTTCGTACCTGGCGGAACGAAGCGCCGGGCATCAGGATCCGGGGGCGACCTCTTCATACTTGATGTTCAAGGCGATGGAGGAAGCCTGGACGACAGAGTAG
- the glpK gene encoding glycerol kinase GlpK, which produces MAKYVAAVDQGTTSTRCMIFDHAGRVVAVDQKEHTQIYPQPGWVEHDPLEIWTRTQEVIDGALRKSGVERSEIAAVGVTNQRETTVVWEKATGKPVYNAIVWQDTRTDQICNQLAQDGGQDRFRPKVGLPLATYFSGPKITWILDNVPGVREKAEQGEVLFGNIDTWLIWNMTGGVNGGVHITDVSNASRTMLMNLETLDWDDDILDVMRVPRAMLPKIMPSAAVYGAAVGALEGIPVAGDLGDQQAALFGQTCFSVGEAKNTYGTGCFMLLNTGLKPVPSQNGLLTTVGYKIGDQPTVYCLEGSIAITGALVQWLRDNLRFFDFSSHIEEYANAVEDSGGIYIVPAFSGLFAPYWKSNARGAIVGLTRYITKNHICRAALEATAYQTREVLDAMNKDSGVDLTALKVDGGMVFNNTLMQFQADILGVPVIRPTVSETTALGAAYAAGLAVGFWKEVEDLRANWGKDHEWSPQMDSATRERLYSGWKKAVTRTFDWVD; this is translated from the coding sequence ATGGCGAAATACGTGGCAGCGGTCGATCAGGGAACGACAAGCACGCGCTGCATGATATTCGATCATGCGGGGCGTGTGGTGGCAGTGGATCAAAAGGAACATACCCAGATCTATCCTCAACCGGGTTGGGTTGAGCACGATCCGCTGGAGATCTGGACGCGCACGCAGGAGGTGATCGACGGGGCGTTGCGCAAGTCGGGAGTGGAACGCAGCGAGATTGCAGCCGTCGGCGTGACCAACCAGCGCGAAACGACGGTGGTGTGGGAGAAGGCGACCGGTAAGCCGGTGTACAACGCGATTGTCTGGCAGGACACGCGCACTGACCAGATCTGTAATCAACTGGCGCAGGACGGCGGGCAGGATCGTTTCCGCCCCAAAGTTGGTCTGCCGCTTGCGACCTACTTCTCCGGTCCAAAGATCACCTGGATCCTCGACAATGTGCCGGGAGTGCGCGAAAAAGCCGAGCAGGGCGAGGTGCTCTTCGGCAACATCGATACCTGGCTGATCTGGAATATGACCGGCGGTGTCAATGGCGGCGTCCACATTACCGACGTGTCGAACGCTTCGCGCACGATGCTGATGAATCTGGAGACACTCGACTGGGATGACGACATTCTGGACGTCATGCGCGTGCCGCGCGCAATGCTGCCGAAGATCATGCCGTCGGCTGCAGTCTATGGCGCCGCAGTCGGCGCGCTCGAAGGCATTCCGGTCGCTGGCGACCTTGGCGACCAGCAGGCGGCGCTCTTCGGTCAAACGTGTTTCAGCGTCGGTGAGGCGAAGAATACGTATGGAACCGGTTGCTTCATGCTGCTGAACACCGGTCTCAAACCGGTGCCGTCACAGAATGGCTTGCTGACGACCGTCGGGTACAAGATCGGCGATCAGCCGACGGTGTACTGCCTGGAAGGTTCGATTGCTATTACCGGCGCGCTGGTGCAGTGGCTGCGCGATAATCTGCGCTTTTTCGATTTCTCCTCGCATATCGAGGAGTATGCCAATGCGGTCGAAGATAGCGGCGGCATCTACATCGTGCCAGCGTTCTCAGGTCTGTTCGCGCCGTACTGGAAGAGCAACGCGCGCGGTGCTATCGTCGGGTTGACTCGCTATATTACGAAGAACCACATCTGCCGCGCTGCGCTTGAGGCAACCGCCTATCAGACGCGCGAAGTGCTCGATGCGATGAATAAGGACTCGGGCGTCGATCTGACGGCGCTCAAGGTTGATGGCGGCATGGTCTTCAACAACACCCTGATGCAGTTCCAGGCTGATATTCTGGGTGTGCCGGTCATCCGCCCAACCGTGTCAGAAACAACGGCGCTGGGCGCCGCCTACGCTGCCGGTCTCGCAGTCGGCTTCTGGAAAGAAGTCGAGGATCTGCGCGCCAACTGGGGCAAGGATCACGAGTGGTCGCCGCAGATGGATAGCGCAACCCGCGAACGTCTCTATAGCGGTTGGAAAAAAGCGGTGACCCGTACCTTCGATTGGGTTGACTGA
- a CDS encoding rRNA adenine N-6-methyltransferase family protein, translating into MDAIDWESMWAPYDDETYQYVLAQVGADDVVVDIGAGDLRLARQLAQMVRRVYAVERNCDLVQRVLPLLEPYPNLVVINVDALVWQLPDDLTLAVLLMRHCTRDHFATYVKRLKQAGCRRLVTNARWKMGVEVIDLGHNRRYDPDRAGWYACHCGAIGFTAPEFASITAHSVNDIVDVVLCPDCILQAGIDYGEYRPCVA; encoded by the coding sequence ATGGACGCCATCGATTGGGAAAGCATGTGGGCGCCATACGATGATGAGACGTATCAGTACGTCCTGGCGCAGGTGGGTGCAGACGATGTTGTGGTCGATATTGGCGCTGGCGATCTGAGACTGGCACGGCAGCTGGCGCAGATGGTTCGCCGGGTTTATGCAGTCGAACGAAACTGTGACCTTGTTCAGCGCGTGTTGCCATTGCTGGAACCATATCCCAACCTGGTTGTGATCAATGTCGATGCCCTGGTCTGGCAACTGCCGGACGATCTGACCCTGGCGGTGTTGCTTATGCGTCACTGCACTCGTGACCATTTTGCGACCTATGTGAAGCGTTTGAAGCAGGCTGGTTGTCGAAGATTGGTGACAAATGCGCGCTGGAAAATGGGCGTGGAGGTGATCGATCTCGGTCATAACCGGCGGTACGATCCGGATCGGGCTGGCTGGTACGCCTGCCACTGCGGCGCGATAGGGTTCACTGCGCCTGAGTTTGCATCGATCACCGCACACTCGGTGAACGATATCGTCGATGTCGTTCTCTGTCCTGATTGTATCTTGCAGGCTGGTATCGATTATGGTGAATATCGTCCTTGTGTCGCATAG
- the ptsP gene encoding phosphoenolpyruvate--protein phosphotransferase: MVNIVLVSHSSLLAAGIVDMMRMVMQQSQVSIAVAAGADDSSQTLGTDAAKIRDAIEDVYSDDGVLVLMDLGSAVLSAEMALDFLAEEKRNRVRLCAAPLVEGAIAAAIQASLGASLDRVAAEAEGALSGKIESLSQRAGTDAAVPPPSSASPVATDVQQVRLVVENRLGLHARPAALFVQTAGRFQSDIRVARAHDSRQVNAKSFNAVAALGIRQYDEIVVSATGADAAEALAALQRLAAEKFGEADDVADEPQPLPSPRSTDTPPGALRGIAASPGYALGQAVVLRNVEPQIERLAIDDPAAEMSRFSVALEAVRSKTRQVRDQIAQHHPYEAAIFDAYLMFLSDPDVLSRVQQIVERERVNVEWAWQQAVRESVQAFESLDNDYMRARAVDIRDVGLQVLTQLLGHTAVTHVDQSGIVVVDDLSPSDTARLDPANVLGICTERGSSTSHSAILARTLGIPAVVGVGPAVAQVRPETPLIIDGFAGLVWIDPDESITADYAAKLAQWRTTYERAQRSSAAPSVTKDGIGIEVAANIGNLEDARAALANGADGVGLLRTEFLFLDRATAPDEDEQFEVYHAIARLMDQRPVVIRTLDVGGDKPLLYLHMAREENPFLGQRAIRLCLERPDLFKPQLRAILRAAAGHRIRIMVPMIADIGEWRRARSILDETIAELRNRGVPIPDHVDVGMMVEVPSAALLAHIFAPEVDFFSIGSNDLTQYTLAAERGNASVAYLQDGLHPAVLIQIRQVVQSAEAAGKWVSVCGELAADRQALPILVGLGVKKLSMSPGSIPQAKELVRQLTLRDVQQWANQALTLESAKAVRHFIRRQLATIGEYEG; this comes from the coding sequence ATGGTGAATATCGTCCTTGTGTCGCATAGTTCCCTGCTGGCTGCCGGGATCGTGGACATGATGCGCATGGTGATGCAGCAGTCGCAGGTCTCAATTGCTGTGGCGGCAGGCGCCGACGACTCATCACAGACGCTTGGAACAGATGCGGCAAAGATCCGTGATGCCATCGAAGACGTGTACAGCGATGATGGTGTGCTGGTGCTGATGGATCTGGGCAGCGCAGTGCTGAGTGCGGAGATGGCGCTCGATTTTCTTGCCGAAGAAAAGCGGAATCGTGTACGATTGTGCGCTGCTCCGCTCGTCGAAGGCGCCATCGCTGCCGCTATTCAAGCCAGTCTGGGTGCGTCGCTTGATCGCGTGGCGGCAGAGGCGGAAGGGGCGCTGTCCGGCAAGATCGAGAGTCTGAGTCAGCGTGCGGGCACAGATGCTGCCGTACCCCCACCATCGTCTGCGTCTCCGGTTGCGACCGATGTGCAGCAGGTGCGACTGGTTGTTGAAAATCGCCTGGGACTGCACGCCCGACCGGCTGCGCTGTTTGTCCAGACTGCCGGTCGTTTTCAATCCGATATTCGTGTTGCCCGTGCTCATGACTCCCGGCAGGTCAATGCAAAAAGTTTCAACGCAGTGGCAGCGCTTGGCATCCGGCAGTACGACGAGATCGTCGTCTCCGCCACCGGTGCGGATGCTGCTGAAGCGCTGGCGGCATTGCAGCGACTCGCGGCAGAGAAGTTTGGAGAAGCCGATGATGTGGCGGACGAGCCGCAACCGCTGCCATCGCCTCGATCGACAGATACGCCTCCTGGCGCGCTGCGTGGCATTGCCGCATCACCCGGGTATGCTCTTGGTCAGGCGGTGGTGCTGCGCAACGTCGAACCACAGATTGAGCGCCTTGCTATCGACGATCCTGCAGCCGAGATGTCCCGGTTTTCTGTCGCTCTGGAAGCCGTTCGCAGCAAGACACGCCAGGTGCGTGATCAGATTGCCCAACACCATCCCTACGAGGCGGCGATCTTCGACGCATACCTGATGTTTCTCAGCGATCCTGATGTGTTGTCGCGCGTCCAGCAGATCGTCGAGCGTGAGCGCGTCAATGTCGAGTGGGCATGGCAACAGGCAGTGCGCGAGTCGGTACAGGCGTTCGAATCGCTCGACAATGATTACATGCGCGCACGCGCCGTCGATATTCGGGATGTCGGATTGCAGGTGCTGACACAGTTGCTGGGACATACTGCCGTGACGCATGTCGATCAGTCCGGGATCGTCGTTGTTGACGATCTCTCGCCGTCCGACACCGCGCGGCTCGATCCGGCAAACGTGTTGGGTATCTGTACCGAACGCGGAAGTTCGACCTCGCACAGCGCCATTCTGGCGCGCACGCTCGGCATCCCTGCCGTCGTCGGCGTCGGTCCGGCAGTCGCACAGGTGCGACCAGAGACGCCGCTTATTATTGATGGCTTCGCCGGTCTGGTCTGGATCGATCCTGATGAGTCGATTACTGCCGATTATGCAGCGAAACTTGCGCAATGGCGTACCACGTATGAGCGTGCACAGAGATCGAGTGCCGCGCCATCCGTGACGAAAGACGGGATCGGTATCGAGGTTGCAGCGAATATCGGCAATCTCGAAGATGCACGCGCAGCACTGGCGAACGGCGCCGACGGGGTTGGATTGCTGCGCACTGAATTTCTCTTTCTTGATCGAGCGACGGCGCCCGATGAGGATGAGCAGTTCGAGGTGTATCATGCCATAGCTCGTCTGATGGATCAGCGGCCGGTTGTCATCCGCACGCTTGATGTGGGGGGCGATAAGCCGCTGCTGTATCTTCATATGGCGCGCGAAGAGAATCCATTTCTGGGGCAACGCGCCATCCGGTTGTGTCTGGAACGTCCCGATTTGTTCAAACCGCAACTGCGCGCTATCCTGCGTGCTGCCGCTGGTCATCGGATACGAATCATGGTTCCCATGATCGCCGATATTGGCGAGTGGCGGCGCGCGCGCAGCATCCTGGACGAAACCATCGCCGAATTGCGGAACCGGGGTGTGCCGATTCCCGATCACGTGGATGTCGGTATGATGGTTGAAGTGCCGTCTGCGGCTTTGCTGGCGCATATCTTTGCGCCTGAGGTTGATTTTTTCAGTATCGGATCCAACGATCTGACGCAGTATACCCTTGCCGCCGAGCGGGGCAATGCATCTGTCGCCTATCTCCAGGATGGATTGCACCCGGCAGTCCTGATCCAGATTCGCCAGGTGGTGCAGAGCGCCGAAGCCGCCGGAAAATGGGTGAGCGTGTGCGGTGAACTGGCTGCGGATCGCCAGGCTTTGCCAATACTGGTCGGGTTGGGAGTGAAGAAACTCAGTATGTCGCCGGGTTCGATCCCGCAGGCGAAAGAACTCGTGCGACAACTGACGCTCAGGGATGTGCAGCAATGGGCAAACCAGGCGCTTACCCTGGAGTCGGCAAAAGCGGTTCGCCACTTTATCCGGCGACAACTGGCGACGATTGGCGAATATGAGGGGTGA
- a CDS encoding single-stranded DNA-binding protein, with protein MRQVRGTVNTVELIGWLGDTPEMRSFPSGSSVCLFNVATKHLGARSENGERSIETDWTLIEAWNKLGEQCMRYLHKGSRVRIVGSLRTHSWSDRETGLHRHRTFVRADEVLFLDSRPGTDDTDQDVAETADETEDVPF; from the coding sequence ATGCGTCAGGTCAGAGGAACCGTCAACACAGTCGAACTCATCGGTTGGCTCGGCGATACGCCCGAAATGCGCTCTTTCCCTTCGGGATCGAGCGTATGCCTCTTCAACGTCGCAACCAAGCATCTCGGCGCACGCAGCGAGAACGGCGAACGATCAATCGAAACCGATTGGACGCTGATCGAAGCGTGGAACAAACTGGGAGAACAGTGCATGCGCTACCTGCATAAGGGAAGTCGTGTGCGCATTGTCGGCAGCCTGCGCACCCATAGCTGGTCAGACCGGGAAACCGGTCTGCACCGCCACCGGACGTTCGTGCGCGCCGATGAGGTGCTGTTCCTCGATAGCCGACCGGGGACCGACGATACTGACCAGGACGTCGCTGAAACTGCGGACGAGACGGAGGACGTGCCGTTCTAA
- a CDS encoding disulfide oxidoreductase yields the protein MNTPKTQSAGTISEAQTVPESGAEDRVAAFFGRYGRHLALLQATVATCGSLFMSEALGWPPCVLCWYQRILMYPLVVLILVGILRRDHGLHLYVLPLSLFGACVSLYHYLLVKTDWLPPPPCVDGIPCTVDYLDILGFINVPFMALTAFLIISFLMGATVVSEPADSDESPSLRDGQALAAYAIIALVAVAFIGWGMVI from the coding sequence ATGAACACACCCAAAACCCAATCAGCCGGAACCATCAGCGAAGCGCAGACTGTACCAGAAAGCGGCGCCGAAGACCGCGTAGCCGCCTTTTTTGGGCGTTACGGACGGCACCTGGCGCTTTTGCAGGCGACCGTCGCAACGTGCGGCAGTCTGTTTATGAGCGAAGCGCTTGGATGGCCGCCATGCGTCCTGTGCTGGTATCAGCGCATTCTGATGTATCCGCTCGTCGTCCTGATCCTGGTTGGCATTCTGCGCCGCGATCACGGGCTGCACCTGTATGTGCTGCCACTCTCGCTGTTCGGCGCCTGCGTTTCGCTCTACCACTATCTCCTTGTCAAAACCGACTGGTTGCCGCCGCCGCCATGCGTTGACGGAATCCCGTGCACGGTCGATTATCTCGACATTCTGGGGTTCATTAATGTACCGTTCATGGCGTTGACGGCGTTTCTGATCATCAGTTTTCTCATGGGCGCCACGGTGGTCAGCGAACCGGCCGACTCTGACGAATCGCCCTCGTTGCGCGACGGGCAGGCGCTCGCAGCCTACGCCATCATTGCACTTGTCGCGGTAGCCTTCATCGGTTGGGGTATGGTCATCTAA
- the pcp gene encoding pyroglutamyl-peptidase I, whose amino-acid sequence MATLLITGFEPFGGFAVNPSQEVVKRLSSNGKPAGAVTAILPVDAARVPGMITDLLLDLQPDLCLMLGQANGYAALSVERVAINLCDFRIPDNAGMQPIDEPIVQDGPVAYFSTAPVRAVVDAIRTAGIPANLSLSAGAYLCNMVYYVALHVCATRRLPTRCLFIHLPSLPAQSSADPRPGPTMALETMCAGVHAALDACRSV is encoded by the coding sequence ATGGCAACGTTGCTTATCACCGGTTTTGAACCATTCGGTGGCTTTGCGGTCAATCCTTCGCAAGAGGTTGTGAAACGTCTATCCAGCAACGGAAAGCCTGCCGGCGCTGTCACCGCCATTTTGCCGGTCGATGCGGCGCGGGTCCCTGGCATGATAACCGATCTTTTGCTCGATCTTCAACCCGATCTGTGCCTGATGCTTGGTCAGGCGAATGGATACGCTGCGCTTTCGGTCGAGCGGGTGGCGATCAACCTCTGCGATTTTCGTATTCCAGATAATGCTGGCATGCAGCCCATCGATGAACCGATCGTCCAGGACGGTCCGGTTGCGTACTTTTCCACTGCGCCGGTGCGCGCCGTCGTTGACGCAATCCGCACGGCTGGCATTCCCGCCAATCTGTCGCTGTCGGCGGGCGCCTATCTGTGCAATATGGTGTACTATGTGGCGCTCCACGTTTGTGCGACTCGTCGTCTGCCAACCCGTTGTCTGTTCATCCACCTGCCGTCGCTTCCGGCGCAGTCAAGCGCCGATCCGCGCCCCGGTCCGACGATGGCGCTGGAGACGATGTGTGCTGGCGTGCACGCCGCACTCGATGCCTGTCGGTCGGTGTGA
- the proS gene encoding proline--tRNA ligase, protein MPKEGITPRAQDYSQWYLDIVQQADLADYAEVVKGCIVFKPTGYAIWEAIQRGLDDRIKATGHVNAYFPLLIPKSFLMKEAEHVEGFAPEVAEVTRAGGEDLAEPYVIRPTSETIIGYFYSKWVRSYRDLPLLINQWANVMRWEMRTRPFLRTTEFLWQEGHTVHATEEDAERETLLILHEVYADFVEKEMAIPVIKGLKSEKEKFPGALRSYCIEAMMQDGRALQAGTSHNLGQNFARAFDITYTDQQNTIQYAWTTSWGVSTRLIGALIMTHSDDEGLVIPPRLAPTQVVVVPIYRNDAERSVVMEAVQRMTAEWKGRLRFKIDDRDNLTPGFKFNEWELKGVPIRVEIGPKDIEKGSVAIARRDQPGREGKSFVPQDGLTDRLTALLEEIQQALYRRALTFREDHTADVATYDELKQQVERGFARCYWAGTTEDEKRIQEETRATIRCIPLDQPQQAGRCVYTGKETTQQVIFARAY, encoded by the coding sequence GTGCCGAAAGAAGGAATTACGCCGCGCGCGCAGGATTATTCGCAGTGGTATCTCGACATTGTGCAACAGGCTGACCTGGCGGATTACGCCGAGGTAGTCAAAGGGTGCATTGTGTTCAAACCGACCGGCTACGCCATCTGGGAGGCGATCCAGCGCGGTCTGGACGACCGGATCAAAGCCACCGGTCATGTCAACGCCTACTTTCCGCTGCTGATCCCCAAAAGCTTCCTGATGAAAGAAGCCGAGCACGTCGAAGGGTTTGCGCCTGAAGTGGCGGAAGTGACCCGCGCTGGCGGCGAAGACCTCGCCGAGCCCTACGTCATCCGCCCGACGTCGGAAACTATCATCGGCTACTTCTATTCCAAATGGGTGCGCAGTTACCGCGACCTGCCGCTGCTCATCAATCAGTGGGCGAACGTGATGCGCTGGGAAATGCGCACCCGCCCCTTCCTGCGCACCACCGAGTTCCTCTGGCAGGAAGGGCACACCGTCCACGCCACTGAGGAAGATGCCGAACGCGAAACGCTCCTCATCCTCCACGAGGTGTATGCTGATTTCGTGGAGAAGGAGATGGCCATCCCGGTCATTAAGGGGCTGAAGTCGGAAAAGGAAAAGTTCCCCGGTGCGCTGCGCTCCTACTGCATCGAAGCGATGATGCAGGACGGTCGCGCGCTCCAGGCGGGCACATCGCACAATCTGGGGCAGAACTTCGCGCGTGCGTTCGACATTACCTATACCGACCAGCAGAACACCATCCAGTACGCCTGGACAACCAGCTGGGGCGTCAGCACGCGACTGATTGGCGCGTTGATTATGACCCATTCCGACGACGAAGGGCTGGTCATTCCGCCGCGCCTGGCGCCAACGCAGGTCGTCGTGGTGCCGATCTACCGAAACGATGCCGAGCGCAGCGTGGTGATGGAAGCGGTGCAGCGTATGACCGCAGAGTGGAAGGGACGCCTGCGCTTCAAGATCGACGACCGCGACAATCTGACACCGGGGTTCAAGTTCAACGAATGGGAACTGAAGGGGGTTCCGATCCGCGTCGAGATCGGACCAAAAGACATCGAAAAAGGGAGCGTAGCGATTGCCCGCCGCGACCAGCCTGGACGCGAAGGGAAATCATTCGTGCCGCAGGACGGGTTGACCGACCGGTTGACCGCGCTCCTGGAGGAGATCCAGCAGGCGCTCTACCGGCGCGCGTTGACCTTCCGCGAAGATCACACCGCCGACGTTGCAACCTACGACGAACTCAAACAACAGGTCGAACGCGGTTTCGCACGTTGCTACTGGGCGGGGACGACCGAAGACGAGAAGCGCATCCAGGAAGAAACGCGCGCCACTATTCGCTGCATTCCGCTCGATCAACCGCAGCAAGCCGGGCGTTGCGTGTATACAGGGAAAGAAACAACGCAACAGGTTATCTTTGCCCGCGCCTATTGA
- the rpe gene encoding ribulose-phosphate 3-epimerase: protein MPVIAANQRSIRLMPSILAADFARLGEQAREVAAAGADGLHIDVMDGMFVPNISIGIPVVDALRRTVDLPLDCHLMIVEPERYIDAFVAAGATHITVHVEACRHLHRTIQQIHALGVTAGVALNPATPLTAIEEILPDLDLVLIMSVNPGFGGQTYIPGSTAKIVRLRRMLDEHGLHHIELQVDGGISAANVADVAGAGATSIVAGTGVFNTRPISETIQAIRDALQSRN from the coding sequence GTGCCGGTTATCGCCGCCAACCAGCGTTCAATACGTCTCATGCCGTCCATCCTCGCCGCCGATTTTGCGCGCCTCGGCGAGCAGGCGCGCGAAGTTGCCGCAGCTGGCGCCGATGGGTTGCACATCGATGTGATGGACGGCATGTTCGTGCCGAATATCAGCATCGGGATACCGGTGGTCGACGCGCTGCGCCGCACCGTTGATCTGCCGCTCGACTGTCATCTCATGATCGTCGAACCAGAGCGCTACATTGACGCATTCGTTGCTGCGGGCGCCACCCATATTACGGTGCATGTCGAAGCCTGCCGTCATCTCCATCGCACCATTCAACAGATCCACGCGCTGGGCGTCACCGCTGGCGTGGCCCTCAATCCGGCTACTCCGCTGACCGCTATCGAAGAGATTCTGCCCGACCTCGATCTTGTCCTGATTATGAGCGTCAATCCTGGTTTTGGCGGGCAGACGTACATTCCGGGCAGCACGGCGAAGATTGTTCGCCTGCGCCGTATGCTCGACGAACACGGGCTGCACCATATCGAACTTCAGGTCGATGGCGGCATCAGCGCCGCCAATGTCGCCGATGTCGCCGGCGCTGGCGCCACCAGCATCGTCGCCGGAACCGGCGTGTTCAACACCCGTCCCATATCCGAAACGATCCAGGCGATTCGTGATGCACTCCAGAGCAGAAACTGA